In the genome of Falsirhodobacter halotolerans, the window CACGGATATGCAGACGGCGCGCGCGCTGCGCCGTAATATGGATGCCGGGGACAATTTTCCGCAAGATGTCGTCGAGCTGATCAATTATTTCGACGATGCGGCCCTGGATGCGACCGTCCAGGCCATTCCGGGAACCGGAACCCGTGTGCCCGTATGGATTCTCGGCTCGAGCCTTTATGGCGCGCAGTTGGCGGCCTACTTGGGTCTTCCCTATGCCTTCGCCTCGCATTTCGCCCCGGCGGCGCTGGAGGCGGCGGCCGAAACCTATCGCCAGACCTTCCAGCCGTCCCGCTTCCTCGACACACCCTATTTCATGATGGCGGCGGGCGTGTTTGCCGCCGACACGGCGGAGGAGGCGGAGTTCGTCAAATCCTCACAACTGCAGGCCTTTGCCAACCTGCGTCTTGGCCGACCCGGCAAGTTGCCGCGTCCGGTGCGGGATGTGGAGGCGGTGGTGCCCGCCCCTTATCTTGCCAGCGCGCGCGAGGCCTTGTCGGTTTCGGCCACAGGCACCCCAGATACCGTCCGGGACGAGCTGCGCGCGCTGGTCGACCGGTATCAACCGGACGAGATGATCGTGACGAGCATGATCCACGACCCCACTGCCCGCAAACACAGCTTTACCCTTGCCGCGGAGGCGCTGCGCAACCTGTGCGCCTCGCCCGCCTTGGCATGAGAGGTCATTCGCCCCGAAGATAGGCGATCTGGGCCGGATGGATCTGGCCCAACCACGTTTCGGTCAGCGGCTCGCCCGAGGGGGAGGCGAGATAGGCCCGGACGTCGAGGGTCTGGGCATCCGACCGCACATCGAAGGTCATCCGGAACGTTCCGTCCTTGCCCACCACGGGAATGGCACCGGGGTCGATCGCCTCGGTGCCCTCGGGCAGGTCGATGTGGAACTCCACATCCTCGGACGTCAGCCCTTTGAGGATGTCGCCCGTGAATTCCACCTGCACCTTGATCTGATTCTTCGGACGCTCATTCCCCGGATATCCGCCTTCGCCGATGCGGGTCGCGGTGGTGCGGGCGACCGTGTAGGGGATCGGCGCGTCCTTTCCCCAATGCATGGTATAGTTGAAGTCCATCTCCTGCCCCGCCGCCGGTTTCTGCGCGGGGTTCCAGAAGGCGACGATGTTGTCGTAAACCTCGTCATCGGTGGGCAGTTCGACCAGGGTCACGGCCCCGTCGCCCCAATCCGAGGTCGGCTCGATCCAGACCGAGGGACGGCGATCGTAGAAGATGCCATCGTCCTGATAGTTTTCGAAATTGCGGTCGCGCTGCATCAGGCCGAACCCGCGCGGGTTACTGTCGGCAAAGCTGGATGTGACGACGCGGTCGGGGTTGTTCAGCGGACGCCAGATTTCCTCGCCCCTGCCGGTCAGCATCAGAAGACCGTCGGTGTCATGCACCTCTGGCCGCCAGTCCGACGCGGCGAAACGGTTGCTTTCCGAAAACCAGAACATCGACGTCAAGGGCGCGACACCCAGCCGCTCCACGCCGTCGCGGAAGAACAGGCGGGTTTGCACGTCGATGATCTGACCCAGACC includes:
- a CDS encoding glucan biosynthesis protein, yielding MSRLFSATALSLAFLAPLAHAQTAPVVPATSETRFGEEAPFSFDILADRARDLSTRPYVEAPIHHPDILEKIDFTAHWKILFDNDQTVDVGEAPVQFFHLGTYFRQPVRIFGVDNGQAREFTYHRDYFKMPDDSPARELGDDMGFAGFRIMRRDLKTDWISFLGGSYFRTDGFARQYGQSARGLAINTGLSQPEEFPRFTEFYLEEPQDPTADVVVYALLDSPSVAGAYRMRMSNQNGLGQIIDVQTRLFFRDGVERLGVAPLTSMFWFSESNRFAASDWRPEVHDTDGLLMLTGRGEEIWRPLNNPDRVVTSSFADSNPRGFGLMQRDRNFENYQDDGIFYDRRPSVWIEPTSDWGDGAVTLVELPTDDEVYDNIVAFWNPAQKPAAGQEMDFNYTMHWGKDAPIPYTVARTTATRIGEGGYPGNERPKNQIKVQVEFTGDILKGLTSEDVEFHIDLPEGTEAIDPGAIPVVGKDGTFRMTFDVRSDAQTLDVRAYLASPSGEPLTETWLGQIHPAQIAYLRGE
- a CDS encoding LLM class flavin-dependent oxidoreductase; translation: MQKYSILDLSPVPEGSTTADALQSTLDLARHAEALGYHRFWLAEHHNMPGIASAATSVVIGHVAASTSRIRLGAGGIMLPNHTPLMIAEQFGTLATLYPNRIDLGVGRAPGTDMQTARALRRNMDAGDNFPQDVVELINYFDDAALDATVQAIPGTGTRVPVWILGSSLYGAQLAAYLGLPYAFASHFAPAALEAAAETYRQTFQPSRFLDTPYFMMAAGVFAADTAEEAEFVKSSQLQAFANLRLGRPGKLPRPVRDVEAVVPAPYLASAREALSVSATGTPDTVRDELRALVDRYQPDEMIVTSMIHDPTARKHSFTLAAEALRNLCASPALA